One genomic segment of Gemmatimonadota bacterium includes these proteins:
- a CDS encoding type II/IV secretion system protein, whose amino-acid sequence MADSDAPQSREARTPWLDRWLLDAMRQQGHASVDRLRAAPTAWEALETAGATTEELLETASAIAGCNRADLSKVSKTTAALLKQSLAVRYAVVPVREEGPVLEVATANPLAPHLERDLSFASARQIRITVAPPGAIRAAHERVYGGRASTAVTVQRLEWMIREGPIGPRSIPSRGAVVDSLDRLIADALDQRASDIHFEPKDDDLLVRFRVDGVLHDVTRVGPDVSPLLMSRLKILGGLDIADRRRPQDGRASTKFDGRVVDLRISTLPLGDRAEKAVVRLLDAHNATHGLGQLGFLPGEAHRVEQLLKQNEGMVLVTGPTGSGKTTTLYAAIEHNRSAETNIVTVEDPIEYHLEGINQVQVNEKAGLGFAAALRSIVRQDPDIILVGEIRDAETAAIAVKAGLTGHLVLSTLHTIDAPSAIERLADIGVEMGALAGALKGVIAQRLVRRLCEACCQPVALADLPANQQMLLMGKRGDKLRRAVGCEACRGTGYRGRMVVTEVLLVNDELRTAIARRAGRVELVEMSKRAGMISMFEAGMRRVLEGLTSLGEVLDNVPAPMVEIPAEQNDVDAVVARMLGRPMPEGSAAPAAAPEPPSGTTVVIAPARPNQITIQARPTRLLPGDAPRVLVALDSRDERRAVRAALEEVGCAVIEVADGDAGLLYARRLRPDLVVTELVLPRLDGHALAQALMLESGPPVIAFTVQTDAAVHDWAIDCGCASVIQAHEGVETLATAVRGALEASSPSLRLAI is encoded by the coding sequence ATGGCCGACTCAGACGCCCCGCAGTCACGCGAAGCACGCACCCCGTGGCTCGACCGCTGGTTGCTCGATGCGATGCGCCAGCAGGGGCACGCGTCGGTCGACCGCCTGCGCGCCGCGCCGACGGCGTGGGAAGCGCTCGAGACCGCCGGCGCGACCACGGAGGAGCTGCTCGAGACGGCCTCGGCGATCGCCGGGTGCAACCGTGCCGACCTGTCGAAGGTCTCCAAGACGACGGCCGCCCTGCTCAAGCAGAGCCTGGCCGTCCGCTACGCCGTCGTGCCGGTCCGCGAGGAGGGCCCGGTCCTCGAGGTCGCGACGGCGAACCCGCTCGCGCCGCATCTGGAGCGCGACCTCTCGTTCGCGTCGGCCCGGCAGATCCGGATCACCGTCGCGCCCCCGGGCGCGATCCGCGCCGCGCACGAGCGCGTCTACGGCGGCCGCGCCTCGACCGCCGTCACGGTGCAGCGCCTCGAGTGGATGATCCGCGAGGGCCCGATCGGACCGCGGTCGATCCCGTCGCGTGGCGCGGTGGTGGACTCGCTCGACCGTCTCATCGCCGACGCGCTCGACCAGCGGGCGAGCGACATCCACTTCGAGCCGAAGGACGACGACCTGCTCGTCCGCTTCCGCGTGGACGGCGTGCTGCACGACGTCACGCGCGTGGGGCCCGACGTCTCGCCGCTCCTCATGAGCCGCCTGAAGATCCTCGGCGGCCTCGACATCGCCGACCGGCGGCGCCCGCAGGACGGCCGCGCCTCGACGAAGTTCGACGGGCGCGTGGTGGACCTCCGCATCTCGACGCTGCCGCTCGGCGACCGCGCCGAGAAGGCGGTGGTGCGCCTGCTCGACGCGCACAACGCGACGCACGGGCTCGGCCAGCTCGGCTTCCTCCCCGGCGAAGCCCACCGGGTGGAGCAGCTCCTCAAGCAGAACGAGGGGATGGTGCTCGTCACCGGTCCCACGGGCTCGGGCAAGACGACGACGCTCTACGCCGCGATCGAGCACAACCGGTCGGCCGAGACGAACATCGTCACGGTCGAGGACCCGATCGAGTACCACCTCGAGGGGATCAACCAGGTCCAGGTGAACGAGAAGGCGGGCCTTGGCTTCGCCGCGGCGCTGCGGTCGATCGTGCGCCAGGACCCGGACATCATCCTCGTCGGCGAGATCCGCGACGCCGAGACCGCGGCGATCGCGGTGAAGGCCGGCCTCACCGGCCACCTCGTGCTCTCGACGCTGCACACGATCGACGCGCCGTCGGCGATCGAGCGCCTCGCCGACATCGGCGTGGAGATGGGCGCCCTCGCGGGCGCGCTCAAGGGCGTGATCGCGCAACGCCTGGTGCGGCGCCTCTGCGAGGCCTGCTGCCAGCCGGTCGCGCTCGCCGACCTCCCGGCCAACCAGCAGATGCTGCTGATGGGCAAGCGCGGGGACAAGCTGCGCCGCGCGGTGGGCTGCGAGGCGTGCCGTGGCACGGGATACCGCGGCCGGATGGTGGTGACCGAGGTGCTGCTCGTGAACGACGAGCTGCGCACGGCGATCGCGCGGCGCGCGGGCCGCGTGGAACTCGTCGAGATGTCGAAGCGCGCGGGCATGATCTCGATGTTCGAGGCCGGGATGCGGCGCGTGCTCGAGGGGCTCACGTCGCTGGGCGAGGTGCTCGACAACGTGCCGGCGCCGATGGTGGAGATCCCCGCCGAGCAGAACGACGTGGACGCGGTGGTCGCGCGGATGCTCGGCCGACCGATGCCGGAGGGGAGCGCTGCGCCGGCGGCCGCGCCCGAGCCGCCGTCGGGGACGACGGTGGTGATCGCGCCGGCGCGTCCGAACCAGATCACCATCCAGGCCCGTCCCACGCGCCTGCTCCCGGGCGATGCGCCGCGGGTGCTCGTGGCCCTCGACTCGCGCGACGAGCGCCGCGCGGTGCGTGCCGCGCTGGAGGAGGTCGGCTGCGCGGTGATCGAGGTGGCGGACGGCGACGCGGGGCTGCTCTACGCGCGACGCCTGCGGCCGGACCTCGTGGTGACGGAGCTGGTGCTGCCGCGGCTCGACGGGCACGCGCTCGCGCAGGCGCTCATGCTCGAGTCGGGCCCGCCGGTCATCGCCTTCACGGTCCAGACCGACGCCGCGGTGCACGACTGGGCGATCGACTGCGGCTGCGCCTCGGTGATCCAGGCGCACGAAGGGGTCGAGACGCTGGCCACCGCGGTCCGCGGGGCGCTGGAGGCGTCGTCACCGTCGCTGCGGCTCGCGATCTGA
- a CDS encoding GAF domain-containing protein, whose translation MSRDASPGAASTTPFVPTPFHMELARAAFSAFKAGSAPLASVYEAICKDITTHVGATRASVWRMDTTGLRSSITSVCLHDTRDGSFSSGVTLTEEAFPEYFEAITSDLRIVAPDAITHPATSCFDEVYFTPLDIRSLLDFVVLDKGQPVAVLCCEHCAEQKQWTQQDLDYLQAIATVVGFTMKASAKVAA comes from the coding sequence GTGAGCAGAGACGCCTCGCCCGGGGCGGCCTCGACCACACCCTTCGTCCCCACGCCCTTCCATATGGAACTCGCCCGCGCCGCCTTCTCCGCCTTCAAGGCCGGCTCCGCCCCCCTCGCCTCCGTCTACGAGGCGATCTGCAAGGACATCACCACGCACGTCGGCGCGACGCGGGCCAGCGTCTGGCGGATGGACACGACCGGCCTGCGGTCGTCGATCACGAGCGTCTGCCTTCACGACACCCGCGACGGGTCGTTCTCGTCCGGCGTGACGCTGACCGAGGAGGCGTTCCCCGAGTACTTCGAGGCGATCACGAGCGACCTGCGCATCGTGGCGCCGGACGCCATCACGCACCCCGCGACCTCGTGCTTCGACGAGGTCTACTTCACCCCGCTCGACATCCGCTCGCTCCTCGACTTCGTCGTGCTCGACAAGGGGCAGCCGGTCGCGGTGCTCTGCTGCGAGCATTGCGCCGAGCAGAAGCAGTGGACGCAGCAGGACCTCGACTACCTGCAGGCGATCGCCACCGTCGTCGGATTCACGATGAAGGCGAGCGCGAAGGTCGCGGCCTGA
- a CDS encoding HAMP domain-containing protein — translation MIPVTFRQRIHLLTALGLGASVLIGAASFFSLNHAVEATERLNALAQVQRATMRADMMHDAIRADILAALRASGPDASIALEAARQDVAAHAETFDASLAEVASLTDHPGIRSGLTNVGPRVRKYTTAGREIAAKAGGTTNAEAEALVAGFMIDYSALENELEAFGDVIAEVANGVQAAAESSERLAYYQVAALLLLALGGIGFTANRTLERMRIPLQELTTTAHTVAAGDISATLSSEPRGDELGEAMIAFAAVTDHLRHVVTDVTHLMRSAQQGRYDVRIPEGTYPGAFGELAHAMNQTVAALDQGQRAAQDHEEAVAFLTESAQALEAVARRDLTVRITGTYESEYQRVQVAFNDAVAQLHAAITDVANNAVEVRSGAAQIASGSLDLASSASDQTATIDGAARGLSEAARTAQLSATEAKEAAALADLARDQAVAGANEAEALRLAVAEIEQGTRETAAIVKTIDAIAFQTNLLALNAAVEAARAGEAGRGFAVVAEEVRALASRSAEAAKGTSALIEQAADRSKRGAVAAAAVTRRLEEIRERVVETSERFTRIAEASETQKHEMQGVSEGITHASDITRRTAATSEEWSSTAQELESQSRAMEELCASFHLQGQQGGHERPASRADAPGAASGASGKSSWRARRARAGAHASQG, via the coding sequence ATGATTCCCGTGACCTTCCGCCAGCGCATCCATCTCCTGACGGCCCTCGGCCTCGGCGCCTCGGTCCTCATCGGCGCCGCGAGCTTCTTCTCGCTCAACCACGCCGTCGAAGCGACGGAACGCCTCAATGCCCTCGCGCAGGTCCAGCGCGCGACCATGCGCGCGGACATGATGCACGACGCCATCCGCGCGGACATCCTCGCGGCGTTGCGGGCGAGCGGGCCCGACGCCTCGATCGCCCTCGAGGCCGCGCGGCAGGATGTCGCCGCGCACGCCGAGACGTTCGACGCCTCGCTCGCGGAGGTCGCCAGCCTCACCGACCACCCGGGGATCCGGTCCGGCCTCACCAACGTCGGACCGCGCGTGCGGAAGTACACGACAGCCGGCCGCGAGATCGCGGCCAAGGCCGGCGGCACGACGAACGCCGAGGCGGAGGCGCTCGTGGCGGGGTTCATGATCGACTACTCCGCGCTCGAGAACGAACTCGAGGCGTTCGGCGACGTCATCGCCGAGGTGGCGAACGGCGTGCAGGCCGCGGCCGAGTCCAGCGAGCGTCTCGCCTACTACCAGGTCGCCGCGCTGCTGCTCCTCGCGCTCGGCGGCATCGGCTTCACGGCCAACCGCACGCTCGAGCGGATGCGCATCCCGTTGCAGGAGCTCACCACGACCGCGCACACGGTCGCGGCCGGCGACATCAGTGCGACCCTCTCGTCCGAACCCCGCGGGGACGAACTCGGCGAGGCGATGATCGCCTTCGCCGCCGTCACCGACCACCTGCGCCACGTGGTCACCGACGTCACGCACCTCATGCGCTCGGCGCAGCAGGGGCGCTACGACGTCCGCATCCCCGAGGGCACCTATCCGGGCGCCTTCGGCGAGCTCGCCCACGCGATGAACCAGACGGTCGCCGCCCTCGACCAGGGCCAGCGCGCCGCGCAGGACCACGAGGAGGCCGTCGCCTTCCTCACCGAGTCGGCGCAGGCCCTCGAGGCCGTCGCCCGGCGCGACCTCACCGTGCGCATCACCGGCACCTACGAGAGCGAGTACCAGCGCGTACAGGTGGCGTTCAACGACGCGGTCGCGCAGCTGCACGCCGCCATCACCGACGTCGCGAACAACGCGGTCGAGGTGCGCTCCGGCGCGGCGCAGATCGCCTCGGGCAGCCTCGACCTCGCGTCGTCCGCCTCCGACCAGACGGCCACCATCGACGGCGCCGCCCGCGGCCTCAGCGAGGCCGCGCGCACCGCGCAGCTCTCGGCCACCGAAGCCAAGGAGGCCGCCGCACTCGCCGACCTCGCCCGCGACCAGGCCGTCGCCGGAGCCAACGAGGCCGAGGCGCTCCGACTCGCCGTCGCCGAGATCGAACAGGGGACGCGCGAGACCGCCGCGATCGTGAAGACGATCGACGCGATCGCGTTCCAGACCAACCTCCTCGCGCTCAACGCGGCCGTCGAAGCGGCGCGTGCCGGCGAGGCTGGCCGCGGCTTCGCCGTCGTCGCCGAGGAGGTGCGGGCGCTCGCGAGCCGCTCCGCCGAGGCGGCCAAGGGCACCTCGGCGCTCATCGAACAGGCCGCCGACCGCTCCAAGCGCGGCGCCGTGGCGGCTGCCGCCGTGACCCGTCGCCTGGAGGAGATCCGCGAGCGTGTGGTCGAGACCAGCGAGCGCTTCACGCGCATCGCCGAGGCGAGCGAGACGCAGAAGCACGAGATGCAGGGCGTCAGCGAGGGCATCACCCACGCGAGCGACATCACGCGCCGCACCGCCGCGACGAGCGAGGAGTGGAGCAGCACCGCGCAGGAGCTCGAGTCCCAGTCGCGGGCGATGGAGGAGCTCTGCGCCTCGTTCCACCTGCAGGGACAACAGGGCGGGCATGAGCGGCCGGCGTCGCGCGCCGACGCGCCCGGTGCCGCGTCGGGCGCGAGCGGCAAGTCGTCGTGGCGCGCGCGCCGCGCACGTGCCGGTGCACACGCGTCGCAGGGGTGA
- a CDS encoding M28 family peptidase, which produces MTFPAPSLARLAFVSCAVATFGPSLAAQPVAPPPSPTAALHRLVAAPFSGDSAFRTVAFLDQYVRWPGNRGFDASIGHIVERLEAAGYVREDRARPTDRMTYRVERYPMAAPAWEPLDASLAIVGEAEPVLRFATNRNMLATNSHATPPGGVTAELVDGGRGTAAELGQLDVKGKVVYVEANVGRAFAEAVQRRGALGVLGYALPDYLQPSKHVNSIQFGGVARDTVGRGWGIALSFAARARLRAALDAAARSGTPVRVQVMTDVRWTPNAVEQAVVADIRGSRAPDERFVFSAHVQEPGANDNASGVGAQVEMARVAAQLVRAGRTDPARTITFLWGLEIRSTDRYITQDSVRARGIRWGLSLDMVGEDTKKTGGTFLIEKMPDPSAIWTRGDDKHTEWGGSPITKAQLTPHYFNDLVLGRALEQAATNGWVVRTNPFEGGSDHTPFLRAKKPGLLLWHFTDEFYHTDGDRIDMVSADELRNVGITALVSSLALATGDGETTRGLIAEVARAAVARLGAEAQLSAAAVREGKPKAAELDLLGTWASWYEDALGSFREVEIGGPSTRTNRAIEDAQRAVREAHALAQRALP; this is translated from the coding sequence ATGACCTTCCCTGCCCCGTCACTCGCCCGGCTCGCGTTCGTCTCCTGCGCCGTCGCCACCTTCGGTCCGTCGCTCGCGGCGCAACCGGTCGCGCCCCCTCCCTCGCCGACCGCGGCGTTGCATCGCCTCGTCGCCGCGCCCTTCTCCGGCGACAGCGCCTTCCGCACCGTCGCCTTCCTCGACCAGTACGTGCGCTGGCCGGGGAACCGCGGCTTCGACGCCTCCATCGGGCATATCGTCGAGCGCCTCGAGGCGGCGGGCTATGTGCGCGAGGACCGGGCGCGCCCCACGGACCGGATGACCTACCGCGTGGAGCGCTATCCGATGGCCGCGCCGGCGTGGGAACCGCTCGACGCCTCGCTCGCGATCGTCGGCGAGGCCGAGCCGGTGCTCCGCTTCGCGACCAATCGCAACATGCTCGCGACCAACTCGCATGCCACGCCGCCCGGCGGGGTGACGGCCGAGCTGGTCGATGGCGGGCGCGGCACGGCGGCCGAGCTCGGCCAGCTCGACGTGAAGGGGAAGGTCGTCTACGTCGAGGCGAACGTGGGGCGCGCCTTCGCCGAGGCGGTGCAACGGCGCGGCGCGCTCGGCGTGCTCGGCTATGCCCTGCCCGACTACCTGCAGCCGTCGAAGCACGTCAACTCGATACAGTTCGGCGGGGTGGCGCGCGACACCGTCGGTCGCGGATGGGGGATCGCCCTGTCGTTCGCGGCCAGGGCGCGCCTGCGCGCGGCGCTCGACGCGGCGGCGCGGAGCGGGACCCCGGTGCGGGTGCAGGTGATGACCGACGTGCGCTGGACGCCGAACGCGGTGGAACAGGCGGTCGTCGCCGACATCCGCGGGTCACGCGCGCCCGACGAGCGCTTCGTCTTCAGCGCGCATGTGCAGGAGCCGGGGGCGAACGACAACGCGTCGGGCGTGGGCGCGCAGGTGGAGATGGCCCGCGTCGCGGCGCAGCTCGTGCGCGCGGGACGCACCGACCCGGCGCGCACGATCACGTTCCTCTGGGGCCTCGAGATCCGCTCGACCGACCGCTACATCACGCAGGACTCGGTGCGCGCGCGCGGGATCCGCTGGGGCCTCTCGCTCGACATGGTGGGCGAGGACACGAAGAAGACCGGCGGCACCTTCCTCATCGAGAAGATGCCCGACCCCTCGGCGATCTGGACGCGTGGCGACGACAAGCACACCGAGTGGGGCGGCAGCCCGATCACCAAGGCGCAGCTCACGCCGCACTACTTCAATGACCTCGTGCTCGGCCGCGCGCTCGAGCAGGCGGCGACGAACGGCTGGGTGGTGCGCACCAATCCGTTCGAGGGCGGGAGCGACCACACGCCGTTCCTGCGGGCGAAGAAGCCGGGGCTCCTGCTCTGGCACTTCACCGACGAGTTCTACCACACCGATGGCGACCGCATCGACATGGTCTCGGCCGATGAGTTGCGCAACGTCGGCATCACCGCGCTGGTGTCATCGCTGGCACTCGCGACCGGCGACGGCGAGACGACGCGCGGCCTCATCGCCGAGGTCGCGCGCGCGGCGGTCGCGCGGCTCGGTGCCGAGGCGCAGCTGAGCGCCGCTGCGGTCCGCGAGGGGAAGCCGAAGGCGGCGGAGCTCGACCTGCTGGGGACCTGGGCCTCGTGGTACGAGGATGCGCTCGGGAGCTTCCGCGAGGTGGAGATCGGCGGCCCGTCGACGCGCACGAACCGTGCGATCGAGGACGCGCAACGCGCGGTGCGCGAGGCGCACGCGCTGGCGCAGCGCGCGCTGCCCTGA
- a CDS encoding TonB-dependent receptor, with protein sequence MSYRRILLLLALALPPAASLAAQVAPPARARPDTTARRDTLESVTVKATRLTTAAPTSRTTLDRAAIERTQVGQDAPLALQGLTSVTAASDAGAFSGYSSIRLRGIDQTRLAISLDGVPLNDPEDQVLYFSNVPDLMNSVQSVTLQRGVGSSAFGTASFAGSLNFESLPLATTPASSEIQLTAGSFGTRRASVEHVTGLHRGFAAYGRVSAQETDGYRAHSGNRANSAFVSAGWFGVRDAVKFTGFAGRSRMQLAYYAASEAELAVDPRTNPMSPLERDDFHQEMASLQWTRALTERASLTTTVYRNGAGGDYDVVVGSDLWNFNLDHRWVGLLSTVRYARPGLEVATGAHVSDYSRDHYLKVRPDLDTRVYDNTGHKQEQSAFAKATWTRGAFDVTGDLQVRRAAFRYQPTAGTGIGEPSIDWVFVNPKIGVAWRTRPDLTVFASLGRSGREPTRSDLFGGADDVDAATAADVLPLTQVRPEQLVDLEVGMRVARSRGFLDLNVFAMRFRDEIAPIGQITLNGYQLRANVDRSSRVGVEIAGGVNFGYGFSFTGNAMRMQARIAEYTYAASSTTYHDVTPLLSPEVLVNGQLTRRQGDGDLSIGFRSVGRAFLANDGNATLTIPAFTLVDVGAGVPVLGTLVRIQVQNLLDVTAYANGYTDGTTRYLFPVAGRTLFVTAILAF encoded by the coding sequence ATGTCGTATCGTCGCATCCTGCTCCTCCTCGCACTCGCGCTCCCACCCGCGGCGTCGCTCGCGGCCCAGGTGGCACCGCCGGCGCGCGCGCGTCCCGACACCACGGCGCGGCGCGACACGCTCGAGTCGGTCACCGTGAAGGCCACGCGCCTGACGACGGCCGCGCCCACCTCGCGCACCACGCTCGATCGCGCGGCCATCGAGCGCACCCAGGTGGGGCAGGACGCGCCGCTCGCGCTCCAGGGGCTCACCAGCGTCACCGCCGCCTCCGACGCCGGCGCCTTCTCCGGCTACAGCTCCATCCGCCTGCGCGGCATCGACCAGACGCGTCTCGCGATCTCGCTCGACGGCGTGCCGCTCAACGATCCGGAGGACCAGGTCCTCTACTTCTCGAACGTCCCCGACCTCATGAACTCCGTGCAGTCGGTGACGCTGCAGCGCGGTGTGGGGTCGAGCGCGTTCGGGACGGCGAGCTTCGCCGGCTCGCTCAACTTCGAGTCGCTCCCGCTCGCGACCACGCCCGCGTCGAGCGAGATCCAGCTCACCGCCGGCTCCTTCGGCACGCGGCGCGCGAGCGTGGAGCACGTGACCGGGTTGCACCGCGGATTCGCGGCGTACGGGCGCGTGTCGGCGCAGGAGACCGATGGCTATCGCGCGCACTCGGGGAATCGCGCCAACTCCGCCTTCGTGAGTGCCGGCTGGTTCGGTGTGCGCGATGCGGTGAAGTTCACCGGCTTCGCCGGGCGCTCGCGGATGCAGCTCGCCTACTACGCGGCGAGCGAGGCCGAGTTGGCGGTCGATCCGCGCACGAACCCCATGTCGCCGCTCGAGCGCGACGACTTCCATCAGGAGATGGCGAGTCTCCAGTGGACGCGCGCCCTCACCGAGCGCGCGAGCCTCACGACGACCGTGTATCGCAACGGCGCCGGCGGTGACTACGACGTGGTGGTCGGATCCGATCTCTGGAACTTCAACCTCGACCATCGCTGGGTCGGGCTCCTCTCGACCGTCCGCTACGCGCGGCCGGGCCTCGAGGTCGCGACCGGGGCGCATGTCTCCGACTACTCGCGCGACCACTACCTGAAGGTCCGCCCCGACCTCGACACGCGCGTCTACGACAACACCGGGCACAAGCAGGAACAGAGCGCCTTCGCCAAGGCCACATGGACGCGGGGCGCGTTCGACGTCACCGGCGATCTGCAGGTGCGGCGTGCGGCCTTCCGCTACCAGCCGACCGCGGGGACCGGGATCGGCGAGCCGTCGATCGACTGGGTCTTCGTGAACCCGAAGATCGGCGTCGCCTGGCGCACGCGGCCGGACCTGACCGTCTTCGCTTCCCTCGGCCGGAGCGGGCGCGAACCGACCCGCTCCGACCTGTTCGGCGGCGCGGACGACGTCGATGCCGCCACCGCGGCTGACGTATTGCCCCTCACCCAAGTGCGGCCGGAGCAGCTCGTGGACCTCGAGGTCGGGATGCGCGTCGCGCGTTCGCGCGGGTTCCTCGACCTGAACGTCTTCGCGATGCGGTTCCGCGACGAGATCGCGCCGATCGGACAGATCACGCTCAACGGATACCAGCTCCGGGCGAACGTCGATCGGTCGTCGCGCGTCGGTGTCGAGATCGCTGGCGGCGTCAACTTTGGATACGGCTTCTCGTTCACCGGCAATGCGATGCGTATGCAAGCACGTATCGCCGAGTATACTTATGCAGCGTCAAGCACCACCTATCACGATGTGACTCCGCTGCTGTCGCCTGAAGTGCTCGTCAACGGACAGCTCACGCGTCGTCAGGGAGACGGTGACCTGTCCATCGGGTTCCGATCCGTGGGTCGTGCGTTCCTCGCGAACGACGGGAACGCCACGTTGACGATCCCGGCGTTCACGCTCGTCGATGTCGGTGCCGGGGTCCCGGTCCTCGGGACGCTGGTGCGGATCCAGGTGCAGAATCTGCTCGATGTGACGGCGTACGCGAACGGCTACACCGACGGCACCACCCGTTACCTCTTCCCGGTCGCGGGACGCACACTCTTCGTCACGGCGATCCTCGCCTTCTAG
- a CDS encoding winged helix DNA-binding protein, protein MADAPRTLAEEIRQTRPWSSPAEEAFVSIMRTAALVRRALTQAVDPFGISPAQYNVLRILRGAGPEGLPTLAVRDRLVEEAPGITRLIDKLERAKAVKRDRSGRDRRTVRVQITPVGLDLLARADENVRMMLDRFGRSLPNEGEHEALSALLARARAGFA, encoded by the coding sequence ATGGCCGACGCCCCCCGCACCCTCGCTGAAGAGATCCGCCAGACCCGTCCCTGGTCGAGCCCCGCCGAAGAGGCGTTCGTCTCGATCATGCGCACGGCGGCCCTCGTTCGCCGCGCGCTCACCCAAGCGGTCGATCCCTTCGGCATCTCCCCCGCGCAGTACAACGTGCTGCGCATCCTGCGCGGCGCCGGGCCGGAGGGGTTGCCCACGCTCGCCGTGCGCGATCGCCTCGTCGAGGAGGCCCCGGGGATCACGCGTCTCATTGACAAGCTCGAGCGCGCGAAGGCCGTGAAGCGCGACCGCAGCGGACGCGACCGCCGCACGGTGCGCGTGCAGATCACGCCCGTGGGACTCGATCTCCTCGCGCGCGCCGACGAGAACGTGCGCATGATGCTCGATCGGTTCGGCCGCAGCCTGCCCAACGAGGGCGAGCACGAGGCCCTCTCCGCGCTCCTCGCCCGCGCCCGGGCCGGATTCGCCTGA
- a CDS encoding DUF853 family protein, with amino-acid sequence MTDPLLIAKSAAAELALLPALANRHGLITGATGTGKTISLQVLAERFSRIGVPVFAADVKGDLSGLAKAGVSTPKLEERLASRGLPAPAFGGCPVAFWDVFGTQGHPVRATVSDMGPLLIARLLNLNDTQEGVLSIVFRVADDNGLLLLDLKDLRAMLQFVGDHASEVKTQYGNVSPASIGAIQRGLLQLEDQGGDAFFGEPMLDIGDLMQTTDGQGVVNILAADKLMANPRLYACFLLWMLSELFENLPEVGDLEKPKLVFFFDEAHLLFSDAPTALVEKVELVVRLIRSKGVGVYFITQNPIDVPEQILGQLGNRVQHALRAFTPRDQKAVRATAETMRANPGLDIEKAILELGVGEALVSFLDAKGTPGITERAWMYAPGSQIGPVTAEERNAARERSLVAGVYEKAVDRESAFEMLKARADAGAATSTGGGAAAGAPMGGTSAPAGGGMGAGAAGAAGAVLGGLGGLIFGTTGPRGGKRDGMVDLVAKSAARTVGNSIARELVRGVLGSLLGGGRRRR; translated from the coding sequence ATGACCGACCCACTCCTCATCGCCAAGTCCGCCGCCGCGGAGCTCGCGCTCCTCCCGGCCCTCGCCAACCGTCACGGCCTCATCACCGGGGCGACGGGGACGGGGAAGACGATCTCGCTGCAGGTGCTCGCCGAGCGCTTCTCGCGGATCGGAGTGCCGGTGTTCGCCGCCGACGTGAAGGGCGACCTCAGCGGCCTGGCCAAGGCAGGCGTGTCGACGCCCAAGCTCGAGGAGCGCCTCGCCTCGCGCGGTCTCCCCGCCCCCGCGTTCGGCGGCTGTCCGGTGGCCTTCTGGGACGTGTTCGGCACGCAGGGGCATCCGGTGCGCGCGACCGTCTCGGACATGGGCCCGCTGCTCATCGCGCGGCTGCTCAACCTGAACGACACGCAGGAAGGGGTGCTGAGCATCGTCTTCCGCGTCGCCGACGACAACGGCCTGCTGCTGCTCGACCTCAAGGACCTGCGCGCGATGCTGCAGTTCGTGGGCGACCATGCGAGCGAGGTGAAGACGCAGTACGGCAACGTCTCGCCGGCGAGCATCGGCGCGATCCAGCGCGGGCTCCTGCAGCTGGAGGACCAGGGCGGCGATGCCTTCTTCGGCGAACCGATGCTCGACATCGGCGACCTGATGCAGACGACCGACGGCCAGGGGGTGGTGAACATCCTCGCCGCGGACAAGCTGATGGCGAACCCGCGGCTCTACGCCTGCTTCCTCCTCTGGATGCTGTCGGAGCTGTTCGAGAACCTCCCCGAGGTGGGCGACCTCGAGAAGCCGAAGCTCGTGTTCTTCTTCGACGAGGCGCACCTGCTCTTCTCCGACGCGCCGACCGCGCTGGTGGAGAAGGTGGAGCTGGTGGTGCGGCTCATCCGCTCGAAGGGCGTGGGCGTCTACTTCATCACGCAGAACCCGATCGACGTGCCCGAGCAGATCCTCGGGCAGCTCGGCAACCGCGTGCAGCATGCGCTGCGCGCCTTCACGCCGCGCGACCAGAAGGCGGTGCGCGCGACGGCCGAGACGATGCGCGCGAATCCGGGGCTCGACATCGAGAAGGCGATCCTCGAGCTGGGCGTGGGCGAGGCGCTGGTGTCGTTCCTCGACGCGAAGGGGACGCCGGGGATCACCGAGCGGGCGTGGATGTACGCGCCGGGCTCGCAGATCGGGCCGGTGACGGCCGAGGAGCGGAACGCGGCGCGCGAGCGGTCGCTGGTCGCGGGCGTGTACGAGAAGGCGGTCGATCGCGAGTCGGCGTTCGAGATGCTCAAGGCGCGCGCGGACGCGGGGGCGGCCACGTCAACTGGTGGTGGCGCCGCGGCGGGCGCCCCGATGGGTGGCACGAGCGCTCCCGCGGGTGGCGGCATGGGCGCCGGTGCGGCCGGCGCGGCGGGGGCCGTGCTCGGCGGGCTTGGCGGGTTGATCTTCGGAACGACCGGTCCGCGCGGCGGCAAGCGCGACGGGATGGTCGATCTCGTGGCGAAGAGCGCGGCGCGGACCGTGGGGAACAGCATCGCGCGCGAGTTGGTGCGCGGCGTGCTCGGGTCGCTGCTCGGCGGCGGGCGGCGACGGCGCTGA